The sequence TGAAAGAAGGCTTTCTGCATGTGTGCCCAGTTCCACAATTTTTGAAATTTACAAAACAGAACTACGCATACATACAGATTTGTAAGTGTGATGTAAATAAGAAGAACATCTGTATGGACACAGGGGTTTAGTCATAAATCTGCATAAATCTGAGTTTTATGCATCTTGCTTCAGGTCTAAGGCTAGGGCCTCAAGAACAGTGGCTTGAGTTAGTACTTCTAATATTCCTGTATTATAATCTATATTCTGGCGTTACAGAAAACTGGAGCAcccagatgaaacaaacaaaactgaacattgaGGGAACTTGCAAACATCCTCAAGAATGGCCTCAGCAGTATTGTTTAAAAATTTCTATTAGAATTGTTTTCAAGCAATATATGTCACAGATCAAAATGCTCTCAGTTTGGTCTGCTGTTAGTTAGGTTAGTTAGGTCTCTACAACACATTTAAATCCACAGGAATCATGATTACTTACTTAATCTGCACCAGTGGaaaaaatgttctgtgtgttgAGTTAGCAATGTGGCAATAAGGATGGTAATGTTGGTATGTCACTTGATTGTGAAgatttgactgttttctgagAAACAGGGCAACCATATCTCTGGAGAATGCGATGGGTGGGGTCAGTGAGTCTTGCGTAGTTGGAGATAAGTTCTGTCAGTGTGGCTGTCGCTCACATAGGGTGTTAAAGGTCGAAGGTAATAAGGCTGGAGATGACTTACCCTGTTTCCAATATTTTAAATCAAGGTGGAATTAATTGAGGTGGCGATAACCTAACAAGACACTAAGACCAGACTGAACCAGTGGTCTATAAGTGAGACATGGCTGTGTGCTTGCCTGCTGAGGCTTGCACTCTTCCTccactcccctcctctccttatCTGTGGCTGCAAGGTCTGCACAGTGAAAACCCACCAACAAATAAGCTGTACTTAGCCTGCAGCTTTTACTTCCCAACAGTAGAGGAAAAGCTGTCAGCCATCCCACTGCGATGTGTAGAATTATTgtgcaggaagtgtgtgtgtctgtgtctagGTGCGTGTGCgccttgtgtgttgtgtgcaagTCAACATTGCCCTACCTACAGAACGTGTTGCATGCCTGACAAAATTAGAGGCTGTAGGTTGACACAGATGATGTGTGATGAGGTCCAAACTGATctagcaaaatgaaaaaagaattcTTACTTAAATGCATTGATTTGTTCTACATCCTCAGTCTTTTGTCAGCAGAGAGTTTTAGTCATTTATCATTCTGTGGGCATTGAATTCTAATTCCACTAACTCTCCATAAAACATCTGTTCGTTTAGTTTTTCTGGTGGCAAGTCATTGTCATAATTGTGTTTGAAGCAGTTCCCTGTCAACTTTGTTATTCAAGGCTCTCTGCAAATAAAATTGCACAGTAATGTCAGCCTGAGCTCCAAAGGCCTGTCAAATAAACAAGGCGTGGTGATCACTCATTCTGACAAATTTTTCCTCTGTAGATTTGTCCTCGTTCTTCCGTCACATGGTTATTTTAAAATCCGGGACATTAAATGGTACTTTTCATGAGGTGTTACCTTTGTTTGATGAATGTTGCCCTAATCAAACTAactgtgtcttttgtgttttatcccACAATCCAGGCCTCATGGAGCTGGGGACTCGACGCCTGCTGTGCACAAGGGAGCTTGATCCTTGCTCGGTTCCCAGCAAACGACCATAAAGGGTGGGAACCTTAATTACCCTTCAGTTCCTTTTTCCATCCCTCCCCCTAAATTGCCCCTGTGGTGATATTGTCCTCCCCCCATCTGTGGCTTGCAACATGATTGGCAAGCTGAAACAGAATTTGCTGGTGGCGTGTCTGGTTATCAGCTCGGTCACAGTCTTCTACTTGGGCCGCCATGCCATGGAATGCCACCATCGCATTGAGGAACGCAGCCAACCGGGTGGGATCCTGCCTCTTTCGGCACTAGGAGGCAGCATGCGCACCACCTTACGGACAGGCCAGAATCTCAGTACGCCTTTTGTTTATAACAAGGACATGCCACTCATTTTTATTGGCGGAGTGCCCCGCAGTGGGACCACGCTAATGCGAGCTATGCTGGACGCTCACCCTGAGGTACGATGTGGTGAAGAAACCCGCGTCATCCCACGTATCCTGGCCATGAAGCAGATGTGGAGCCGCTCCGGCCGTGAGAAGATGCGTCTGGATGAAGCTGGTGTGACGGATGAGGTGCTGGACGCCGCCATGCAGGCCTTCCTGCTGGAAATCATTGTCAAACATGGAGAGCCCGCCAATTTTCTTTGCAACAAGGACCCTTTTGCACTGAAGTCCCTTTCCTACCTGGCCAAAATATTTCCCCGTGCCAAGTTTGTACTCATGATTCGTGATGGCCGGGCTTCAGTTCACTCCATGATCTCACGGAAGGTGACCATCGCTGGCTTTGACCTAGGCAGCTACCGTGACTGCCTGACCAAGTGGAATCGGGCCATAGAGACCATGTATACTCAGTGTCTAGAGGCAGCCGACAAATGCCTACCTGTGCACTATGAACAGTTGGTCCTTCATCCTGAGAAATGGATGAGGACACTGTTGAAATTCCTTGACGTTCCTTGGAATGATGCTGTCCTCCACCATGAGGAGCTCATTGGGAAAGCTGGAGGAGTGTCCCTCTCCAAGTAAGTAATGCTGACTCCTATAACATTTCATATTACTTTTCCTTTGCCCAAACCTCAAACCCAATACCTTGTTCTATACTCATACACTGGAAGGTATATTTTGCCACAAGGTTACTGATAGGGGTGTAAATTGCCAGTTTCAACACAATATCATATTGCATCAACTCTGGATTACAATATGGTATTGTCTGATGTCACAAAAAACTGCCATGGTACGATTTCCTTTCACATTCCACCAAATGCCCATTTAACACAGTCACTTCTGGAAGAACCTGCTACCCTTCtctttttaactttcttttcataaaacaaaaacaactcatgAATAATTTTAAGTGCAGTAAAATTTACTTTAAATCGAGTAAGTCAGTGAGGTCATTTTTCCTGAGCTTGTAACTACCCATCTTTctccaaaattaaaaatagttcCAAacttctgatttatttcagAGAGTTGAGTAAATATACTACTAAAGGCCTGTCTTGAAGATGTGACAtgaatctgttttcactttgcattgaTCATATTGGATTGTGGCTCATTGATTGATGTACAGATGCAAATGGATTATTATACCCCTAGCTGCCGTTGGGCTTTCAGAACAAAAGGCAGTGAATCATCACTGGCCCTATTTAATCAGAAAGATTTGGTCAAGTTTGGTTGAACTGTGTTTGTAGCCACAGAGTGAAACATAACACTCgctgttgtcactgtgtgtttgatccCTCCAGTTTATAGCTCTGGGAAAGCCTTGTGTTGTTAAATCCAAACAGAACTGTTTAATTTCAGAGTAATTACAACGTAGGCCCTTGCAAAGTCTTTCAGGAATAGATTTTCTCTTTAAGCTGTTCCCTCAAACTGAAATAGCTCTATTGTTTTCTAgttctttcttgtttgttgtaTCAGGGTTGAGTGCAATACCTTGTAAAATGGGGGTCAGTAGCCTCCTGTCTGTACCAGTGTATGCTTACTTCCAGCACTCTAAAGTGGTTGTTACCAGTGAGGACACACTGAATCACCATCTATCACTGTGTCATGCTGTGACTCATTTCCAgctctttttttgtcaaaggTTCTCTGATATTTTGGACACTTAACTCCTTTGGAATGCAGTGTCAGGAGGCTGTCTGCTATCTCTGTTATAACAAATGTATCCATGTTGATTCTGGTAATGAGCAGGACTTTCTGTGGAGGCTTTTCTAGACGATTCCTCTACAGCTACAACTAGCTCATTGGTGATGTAGTGGTgcttaaataaatatttgctgtGAAGTTGTAATTTATACCAGCCACACAAGCTCCATATGGTATACTGGGCCTGTCATATATCACATTCCCAGTGCAGTACAAATGAGCTTGGACGTGCCCTTGTCTGCTTAGCTTTAGACCACTTAGTATATGGCGGAGAGAGTGAATGGATTGGCTTTTAACCCAGAAGAGTGACATATAGGGAGCGGTGTGTCAAGTTGTATCACTTTATATCTAATCTCAGTTCCTACATGTcttgaaaataaacatgcacGTCTGGCTATGAAATATATCCTTCCCATGTTTTCACTAAGCCTCTAGACTTTCCATCATTACATTTCGTTTGGAAATTAAACATCCTACTGCTGCGCACAGCAAGGAACCTACTCATTAGTGCTTTAAAACACATGAGATTATGTctgtactactgtactgtaAGCAGGTTTTCCTAATGGCCCTGCCTGGTGTCAGAGTTGTTTTGGTTTCCGTGATCTGCGAGGTTGGCCTCTGGATGTCGTTGAGGAAACACTGAAGGGGTGCAACCTCATTCCTTCCCTCTGTCTGCCCCCCCTCTCCCTTCTGCTACCACCCTCTTCCTGCCACGTAGCACCAGAACACACTCCATATCCTCTGGAGACATTTGGGCCACGTTTTGTTATTGTCTGCATACGAGAACACTCCTggtttttattaaaaactttGCATTCATTGAGGagtttcttctcatttctttctctccttttgctTTCACTGCATTCCTTTATGAGCTCATCTCACTTCCTCTGCAGTAAAAATTAGGGTAGATTGCTTTCCTCTGGTTGGAATTTTCTAATTGGCTACATACTTCATTTatctttccttctgttttccttctttcgTTCCATGACTTTGATGTATTTGACTATGAGAAGAAACCAAAGGAGCAGCAGGGATGAGAATGTAGAGCAAGGGTCAGCAGGCAGTTCAGTGGTAGGCCACTGTTTTATGGGTGTGGTGTTGAactatgtaataataataattcacttGGGAAGAGCATTCATGTATAAAGCTGTTTGTTAATGGCATTTCCACAAAGACATCAATCACATATTCAACTgaaattaattaagtaatttGACAAACACAGCTTCAGTAAAGGTTGGCGTTCTTAACCCTGATGACCATGGTGGCTACATAATCACATAAACCCGCTGCTAATACCAACATCTAGACAATAAGGCACATTGAGccatttgatttattattattattattattattttattgaacTGATAATGTCTGTTAAAACATTCTGCCCAGTAATGACACAATTACCCAGGTGAGACCCAAGGCTGACTTCTTGAGTTTTTCTGTGAGGTTATTTATCAGCCTCTGGAGGCAGTTGCCATTTTTTACTTTCATGGTTCTAGATGAGGTCATGGGAGAAGAGTGAGACCAAAGAATGAGTTAGAAAAGGCAAGTGTTGCCAGATCCACCACAAATCCAGTAAAAATGTCGGGTTTAAGACCAACTGAGctcctttcattttctgatttcatTCCTTTTCACCACTGTATTTGAAATCGGTTAACTCTTTCAGtcttcattttcacagctaTGTGTTCCAACAGTCAGACCATGtttataaatttttttttaccacgATCAGTTCCTGATAGGTTTTATAACAAATTTACCCCTACAAAAGCATCGACTTTTGAGTGAAGCTTAGAGAAACCTGCAGCTGTATCTTGAGCTTAGCCTTTGTTTTTGATGCTGTTGGTAACAGATCTCACTTTTGTCTAATCTGATCAAGTTACAGAGTTTCTCATCTGTTGTTTACCAGCCAGGAGACACAGTCATCTTCCTTTGTTTGGTAAGCGGTACATGTAAATGATTAGTATTGAATGGCTCATTGTCCTTTAAGCAATAGGTCACCTGTACTGAAGCTAGTGAGCCCACCTTCATTTAGAATGTGCTGTTGTATACTGCAGTTCTTACCTGAAGTTGTCAGCACTCATGCTTAAGATCTTGACAACAGTCTGTATATACTTTTTCATTCTTATCGCCCTTTCTAGAGATGTTCGAGCCGATTCAGTATTGGAGGCCGGTGCAGGCATTTTGGTGGATCTGTATCTGCTAACACAAAGCTgctaacacattttaatgtcttttgttcacttctgtctgctgtgttgcaGCCCTGCTCACCGGCTCTGTAGTGCGAGCATTTTAATTGTACATACAAAAGTAGACAGAATGAATATAGATATGTTTGTGTGCCCTTGTGCAATTAAATTCTGACATCCTGGCTGGCAAAATACACTGATTTACTGTGCTCCCCTCTCTTCATCATTAGCAAAGGCAGCACTACTCATTGGTCTCCCCAGTTAAAATGCCATCTTTTGCTTGCAGCTGGTCATATCAGCTGTGATTAATTAACTTTCCCAGTTAAAGTTTCTTTCATATGGCAATAGATTTCAATAGAACCAGCATTTCTGGTATTTGGAGTAGATTTCATGTGAAAAGTAAGATGTgtcaaatttgttttttattttattttatttttttattattattttataacatCATATATAATATAGTGTAacaatatgaataaatattattattgtgaaacatttaataaaaatttcAGATCAGATTTTGGTAGCTTTTTAGAAGTGAGTGAGgttactaccattattattatttatttatttattttacatgaaacaGTTTGACTTTCAGATTTAGGTTTAATCCTTATGGATGTAAGTTGTAAACATAGTGATAAACATCCTACATCTACACTGATTTTTACACTAAAGCtgtgggaaaaacaaaatcaaaagctAATTTTAAGATGCTGTCAGTCATGTTGTGGTTCAAGCTGAGATACCATGGAGACTCAAGTGCTCTCCAGCCTTGCCACAACAACACTGAACTGCTACGACTCAATAGTGAGGACTCTTGGGTTTCAGAGAATTTCCACAATGTCCTTGTCTCTCATAACAATCTCGTCATCAGTAGTGTCCAGACATGGGAAACTCTTAGGGGATCATGTTTGAATAAAACAGGCAACATATACAGAACTTTTTTCTGTGCTACACCTCTGAGGCCAAAATGTACTAAATGTCTGCATAGGGAAGGGCTATAAGAGCTCTTTGGGATCCAGATGCCGATCTGTGGCCATTTAGTGCATATGACACCCCTCCACAAATTGATCCCTATCAAATATTAATGAATGTGGACCTTAACCAGAGCCCTCTGTGCTGGGCTGAGGATAGGTATGGAGACACTGCCTTGTCCTGCATGTCTACATCAAACAGTCCAATGTTAATAGGCACAACCAGGAACAGATAAAACAGTGATTTCCAGAGTAAAACAATCTTACTGGGTAAGACCACATAGATGCACCATAATGctgaatttcagttttgtgcCATTATGGTTGTAGTGGTACACAGTTTCATATTCAGTTATGTATGTCAGTTTTGCTGCCACAGTTGattatgttttcagtacagaagggaaaattaaaagaaatagaAACCACAGCAAAAGGAATACTCTATAGCATTTTTGCTTTGGCACAGCCTGAATCTGCCTGAATGCTCTGGGGAGATGGactctccagctgctccagtcTGTTTTTGATCTATTCTGGTAATCAAGAAATCATGATAAACGTCAGTTGAACAGTGTCAGCATACAGTTTTCGTCCAATCCACTTGTTCCATTTTGCTGTAACTAACTGGGAAACGTTCTGTACTCCCATACAGTGGAACTGACTGACCCTCTAGCTCTTGGGTTTTGTTTGCCATCCGAATGGTAGCAATACTTCTTTGAAAATACTAGactgttattaaattattattaatgtacATAAAGGAGCCGTTTCTAGAGCTAAGTGTATGTAGGACACCACACTAGTCCGATAGGTGTCATCTTTGTGCTTTGGCTCACTAACAATACAGGTAGAAACTTTCACTCAGGTGTTGCTCAGATAGTTTATGGATACTTGTATGTAACATGTTGAAGAATATTTACAGAgagcaataaatattttatcaaagaaagaagcagaagtCACATTCTGGGCTACGACTTGTTGTTAGTTTAGTTATTATTCAGAGGCTTAGCCGCTACAGTACGCATTTACAATTACCATTACATACCTAATTTGCTCtaaaatgtcatgtcttcatagtcaaatgttgctttatatGTAATTTGCAATTTATAATGGCTTTATAGCAtagactgtttgttttttcttgtgtgtttttttgggaTAATGTTTAACCTTATAGATTAAATTGTGCTCAATTTTGACAAAGCTGGTTGGTTCGGCTTCAAACTGGCTGTCAGTATATCAAGCCATTTTTGTGGCCTTTTTATTGTTGCTATATTTCATTCATGGTCTTGCCTTCCTCCAACCAATGAAGAGAACTTTCTAGAGCTCATGGTGACATCAGAATGCTTGTGTTGTCTGACCagagatattcagtttacagtgataTAATCTCAGATAAATGGCAACCCCTCATATTTAAGACGCTGGAACCAGCAACAGTTGAAAACAGTACATGCTGCAAAAGATGGTGAAAATGCTCCTTCATCGGTTAAACATGTCAAAATTAAGATGAGAGGGAATAGATGAACAGaaaatacatatacattttaacaaacttgtttttgtgtctttcttgaATGCCGTGGTGACCATTCCTGGCAAAAGCATTAAAGCTAGAACTTACTACATAGAAGTATCTCTTCTTTACGTGTGTAATAATGTAGTCTAAAAGGTTTCCACTCTGTATGCATTCTACAGTAGGTTTTATTCAGTACACAGACTACATGTCTGCTATTACAGGCTTTGGTCTAACATCATACCTCTCCCCTAAATGGGTCTTGATACAATTTGATGTTAGAGAAGGCCATACAAAAGTAGCCTTCAGGGCAGGAGAACTACCTTTTACCATCATAAACATTTTACCCCACCTCTTCTCAAGTGCTTTGGCCATAGTGCATTAAAGTCAACCCCCATGACACCTGACAGAAAATACCTCTTGCCCTCCCCAACCACCAGCACTATTCGCTCTCCACAATCCTGTGGGTTCAGGTCTCTATCTACATGAAAATCTCAATCAGTGGGCAACCAGGCCCCATGACGAGACCTTGTCTTAGCATTAACATCAATTACTTGGCCTTGATTTAGTGGAGGCTCTGCCTAGCTGAGTGACTTGCTCCATTACTTATCCCAGTACAGGGAGCCATTCTATCCCTCCTCCCTAACTCTCCATCCTATTTGGGATCTTGATGTCTCTATCTGATTCTCTCTTATCAGCCGTTGGTGATACAGAACACCACCTTGGGTAAAGGAGGCCCTGTAATGAATAATTGACAAGCTAGAGGCCATTAAGAGCATCAGCCTGAAGGGAAGTGGTCATGTGACGGGCGGAAAGGTTTTTTTGTCACATCACATTTAAAgcctctcgtgtgtgtgtgtatgtcactTGTTCAGCAGTGTTGGTGCAAATGAATTTAGATTGATGATGGGAAACAAACACATAGCATATTTATTGGCAGATTGTCTCCTGCATTTCCATGTTTTACTTCTGAGGATTTGTGTTCCCTTGAGTCATACTCTGATAGAGCTCAACAAGAAATTGTCATTGTGATATGAATGAAGGTAGTTTTCCAAATGAGATGCAATTTCAGTTATAAGCAGAGGATGCTTTTtcttgaaaataataaaatgattaattgtcAAAATTAGGTTTTGTGCATTGGCTAATTGATGAATCATTTTATCTCTTAAGTTTTTACTAGAATGCAGTTAGTTAagactgcattttaaatttgtaatGGTGGTGTTCATAAGAAGTTCATATAAGGTACATTTTGGCCTACAGTATATGATCATCCAGCATTTGGTGTCAGGATGTTCCACTGGTTGGCTAGGTTGATGCTGCTTTGTCAGTTTAGCTGGTGAGCTTTTACTCATCAATCCTGCTGACCTGTGAGTACCATTTTGAATGTATTACTATAAGCCAGAGTTGTCACAGCTTAGCGTCAGTAGTTGTATTTGTATTAATGTATCTTGAAGTATTGCATGAGAAAAGTTTTTGCTCTTgcttgaggtgtttttttttttttttgaagaatgAGTTAATGAGCTTAACGGGAGATGGAAGCACTTTTTCAGGGTAAGTTCTGATGTAGCGAGCAGTTAACTCGCATGACTGATTagctgtttctgctctgtgagAAGATGAAGAAGCTGTGTCAGTTGTCTTCTTCATGGATATTCCCATAAAGTTTCCATTCCGTGATGTATTTCCACATGCCctcatttttaatatattttaaccCAGCCTCCTCAAAGGTCTCCCTTCCCCTAAGTTGTGAAACACGGCCATAGAAAATGCAATCCCTGCAACTTCTAACAGCTTTTGTTAAAAAGAAAGCTCATATGTTTATGTATGACaaaaatttgtgtgtgcgtgtgcatatgtgcgtgcatgtgtgtgttggtatatAGAGGAgatccttctttcttttgtcaATAAGATTGCCTGTATCTAACATGACGGTGAAGCTGAGCTGCGTTCACTAtactctgtctttgtctttatcaGTTTATGTTCCACGTCAACACTTAGTAGCCTCTGGGGCCTTGATGGAGTTGCCTAAAGTGATTCCCTGCCCATTTGTTGCAGAGTGGATATTTGGATCATGGCCCGTCTCTCAGAAACCATCTCCACCATTCTCCTGAGATGACAAAACCAGCTCACTCTATTAATCATGCAGGAGACTATACCCGTACAGTGTAAAGATTCAATTGCAAAGTAAATGGATTAGAGGGAAGTGAATTGCCATATTGAGGTACAGAGTCTGACAAGAAACATAGGGATGGAGAAGTTGGACTCTAGATGGTAAATAGACATGTAGGGGAAGAGAGCGTGACCTGAAAATCAGCAACGGACAGGGGCATCAAAAGAAGTGGCTTTCAGGGATTTTGGTTTCAGTACACCAGAGGGGGCTTTTATTTCAAGAAGGAAATGTTCTTCAGCCAATTTTAAAATTCCAAtcttacattttgtttaagtAAAAAATTTGAGGAAATGTCTGGCACCATACTTCGCtgttttaagttcagtttttgaTGTTAATTTCTTTTAGTTGTGTAGCTGTTGTATAACTGAGTACCGGTAAATGTAAATTTTCAGTCTTGATGCTTGATGCTTTTGTCAATTtatttggattaaaaaaaactaactcCTACTGCATACTAACCCACAAGAAAGAGTAGATTACATTTCTTTATTGGTTTACTTCAGGTTATACATCAGTGTACCTTAAGTTGTATATTCGAATGTGTCacaattat comes from Scatophagus argus isolate fScaArg1 chromosome 5, fScaArg1.pri, whole genome shotgun sequence and encodes:
- the tpst1 gene encoding protein-tyrosine sulfotransferase 1 isoform X1 codes for the protein MIGKLKQNLLVACLVISSVTVFYLGRHAMECHHRIEERSQPGGILPLSALGGSMRTTLRTGQNLSTPFVYNKDMPLIFIGGVPRSGTTLMRAMLDAHPEVRCGEETRVIPRILAMKQMWSRSGREKMRLDEAGVTDEVLDAAMQAFLLEIIVKHGEPANFLCNKDPFALKSLSYLAKIFPRAKFVLMIRDGRASVHSMISRKVTIAGFDLGSYRDCLTKWNRAIETMYTQCLEAADKCLPVHYEQLVLHPEKWMRTLLKFLDVPWNDAVLHHEELIGKAGGVSLSKVERSTDQVIKPVNVEALSKWVGKIPADVVRDMAVIAPMLSRLGYDPHANPPNYGRPDPKVLDNTRRVFKGEFQLPDFLKEQSQIQKSAERPNPS
- the tpst1 gene encoding protein-tyrosine sulfotransferase 1 isoform X2 produces the protein MIGKLKQNLLVACLVISSVTVFYLGRHAMECHHRIEERSQPGGILPLSALGGSMRTTLRTGQNLSTPFVYNKDMPLIFIGGVPRSGTTLMRAMLDAHPEVRCGEETRVIPRILAMKQMWSRSGREKMRLDEAGVTDEVLDAAMQAFLLEIIVKHGEPANFLCNKDPFALKSLSYLAKIFPRAKFVLMIRDGRASVHSMISRKVTIAGFDLGSYRDCLTKWNRAIETMYTQCLEAADKCLPVHYEQLVLHPEKWMRTLLKFLDVPWNDAVLHHEELIGKAGGVSLSKVERSTDQVIKPVNVEALSKWVGKIPADVVRDMAVIAPMLSRLGYDPHANPPNYGRPDPKVLDNTRRIQKSAERPNPS